One part of the Ailuropoda melanoleuca isolate Jingjing chromosome 6, ASM200744v2, whole genome shotgun sequence genome encodes these proteins:
- the C6H10orf82 gene encoding uncharacterized protein C10orf82 homolog: protein MESSKTFMRHPPVTPGYSGFVPYLSCQQATSKDSLSHCLKIFQESTERYKNQMEEFRCSVAAAQKLKPVCSEETVLRALYQYYRQYHPLSLECKNIKKPLQEPPIPGWAGYLPRARVTELGCGTRYTVMARNCYRDFLGITEQARRTHLKPFEEIYGDRATQPFSAASPKVLQHEGPLPKHPDFSIPGGSCLAQGRPLTEDPRPPVTCGCAQRTNMSYNGKIYLEPLSSAKYAEGCCRQPPRER, encoded by the exons ATGGAGTCTTCCAAGACCTTCATGAGACACCCGCCAGTCACACCAGGCTACAGCG GCTTCGTGCCCTACCTTAGCTGCCAGCAAGCCACCAGCAAGGACAGCCTGTCCCACTGTCTGAAGATCTTCCAGGAGAGCACAGAGCGCTATAAAAACCAGATGGAGGAATTTCGCTGCTCGGTGGCCGCTGCCCAGAAGCTGAAGCCCGTCTGCTCCGAGGAGACCGTCCTGCGGGCGCTGTACCAGTACTATCGACAGTACCACCCCCTGAGTCTGG AAtgcaaaaacataaagaaaccTCTCCAGGAGCCCCCCATCCCTGGCTGGGCCGGCTACCTCCCGAGAGCCAGGGTCACCGAACTCGGCTGCGGCACACGGTATACTGTCATGGCCAGAAACTGCTACAGGGACTTCCTGGGCATCACAGAGCAGGCCAGGAGAACACACCTGAAGCCGTTTGAGGA AATATATGGAGACAGGGCCACACAACCTTTTTCTGCCGCTTCTCCAAAAGTGTTGCAGCATGAAGGGCCGCTGCCCAAACATCCGGATTTTTCTATCCCAG GTGGTAGCTGTCTTGCCCAGGGAAGACCCCTGACAGAGGACCCCAGACCTCCAGTGACGTGTGGCTGTGCCCAAAGGACAAATATGTCATACAACGGGAAGATTTATCTGGAGCCACTGTCCTCAGCCAAGTATGCAGAAGGCTGTTGCAGACAGCCCCCCAGGGAGAGGTGA